The proteins below come from a single Mya arenaria isolate MELC-2E11 chromosome 8, ASM2691426v1 genomic window:
- the LOC128243997 gene encoding uncharacterized protein LOC128243997, whose amino-acid sequence MSHFVNEKDLRPLVATVVQTKEETKYAGRQKFVVELRTTQRDLGQELVWRQLAKHTPDCTKYTFLLPRSTPGKRVFPSRLHKIPGLCFAVYWEKDLCKATKLAEELHNILSECLGSSCYPGPPQERECSLQDSIRFPASVLLCIGKR is encoded by the exons ATGTCACACTTTGTGAATGAAAAGGACCTTCGACCGCTTGTTGCCACGGTAGTACAGACCAAAGAAGAGACCAAATACGCTGGACGCCAGAAGTTTGTGGTAGAGCTTAGAACAACACAGAGGGATCTTGGTCAGGAACTAGTGTGGAGACAGCTTGCCAAACATACACCAGACTGTACAAAATACACC TTCTTGTTACCCCGGTCCACCCCGGGAAAGAGAGTGTTCCCTTCAAGACTCCATAAGATTCCCGGCCTCTGTTTTGCTGTGTATTGGGAAAAG gACCTATGTAAGGCTACCAAACTTGCCGAAGAGCTCCACAACATCCTTTCAGAATGTCTTGGAAG TTCTTGTTACCCCGGTCCACCCCAGGAAAGAGAGTGTTCCCTTCAAGACTCCATAAGATTCCCGGCCTCTGTTCTGCTGTGTATTGGGAAAAGGTAA